ATTTGGAATTCAATTACGCCCTGAACTTTACCCAAAATGACGTAAATCGACAGGTATTTGATGTCAATGGCGAGGGGCGGGCGCCACGCTTCAACCCACAGTTGAGCAATCAATTTCGCAATGATTTTACGTACCAACGCGGCGGGTTGAATTTTCGGCTGAATACCCAAAAGGCTAATTTCTCGACGGGCGTCAGCGTGCAGCGGTCGGCATTGGAGGGGGATTTGATCTTACAAAATGCCCACATTTCGCGTACGTTTGTGAATGTATTGCCCAACGTACGCTATCAATACAATTTCGCGGCCAGTCGAAACCTGAACCTGACCTACGATACCGACGTGCGCGAACCGAGCATTCAGCAGCTTTCACCGATTGTGGACAACAGCGATCCGCTTAACATCGTAACCGGCAACCCCAACCTGCGGCCCGAATACAATCATCGTCTGAATGTGAATTTTTTCAATTTCAATCAGCTCAAATTCAGTAATTTCTTTGCCTTTGCCAACCTGACCTATACCACCAATAAAATTGCCAATGCGCAGCAGGTCGATGCGAATTTGGTCCGCACGTATCGGCCTGTTAACGTGAAAGATGATTATACGCTCAATGCCAATATTTCGAAAGGCTTTCGGATCAAAGCCATCGGTACCCGGGTGAATTTTTCGACCAATCTGGTCTTGAATCGGGGCATTACGCCCGTCAACGACGTAGATAATCTTACGCGTCGGCTCGAAAGCCGCAATCGGTTGCGATTGGAATACCGCTATAAGGAGCTTTTGGACCTTTCGACGGGCGCGGCCATTACGTTCAATCAAACCTCGTATTCGCTCAACCCCAACCTGAATCAGTCGTTCGTCAATCAAAGCTACGAAGCGGAGGGCAATTGGAAACTTTCCAAAACCCTCTCTCTCAACTCGACATTGGATTACAGCATTTACAATTTTGCCGGCTCTGATTTCAACGCAAAAGTGCCGCTTTGGAACGCTTCCGTTTCCAGGTTCTTTCTGAAAGGCAACCGAGGCGAGTTGAAGTTGTCGGTGGTTGATATGCTCAATCGTAACGTGGGCATCAACCGCATTGCGCAGGGAAATTTCGTGCAGGATGAGCGCATTCGCTCCTTAGGGCGCTATTTTCTGTTGAGTTTTACCTATAGCCTCAAAAGTTTTATGGGCGGAATGCCTTCCGGGGGTATGCGCGTGATACGTCAGGGGTGAGAATGAGTTCTTTGTAACAGTAAAATCAATCCATCAGAAACAATTATTAAACCATAAACCAATGAAGAAAATAACGTTAAGCTTACTTTTGATAGGTTCTCTGCTGCAGGCTTTCGGCCAGCAAAATGAAGGAATCGTGCTGTACGATCAAAAGATCAACATGCACAAACGCATGCAGGATGAGTCGATGAAGGCCATGGTACCGGAATTTCGTACCAACAAAATGCAGCTCCTGATTCGGGCGACGGAATCGCTCTTTAAAGCAGCGGCGCAGCCCAACGAAGAAGAAGAAAATACCGATGGCAACGGTAACACGGTCCAGATGGTGATTCGGGTTCCGCAAAATGAAACCTATCGCAATTACGAAACCCAAAAATCCGTAGAATTGCGGGAACTGGCAGGGCAGAAATTTTTGATCGAAGATACCCTGCGTCGGATGCCGTGGAAGTTGGCGGGAGACACCAAAAAAATTCAGGGCTATGAGTGTATGAAAGCCACCATGACCAACAAAGTCAATAATCAGCCCATCGTGGCGTGGTTTACCGAAGCTATTCCGGTACCGAGCGGGCCGGCGGGGTTTGGCGGGTTGCCGGGACTGATTCTGGAAGTGGATGTCAACGACGGCGATATGCTTTATACACTCACCAAAGCGGAATTTAAAAAACTGGCTGCTGCCGACATAAAATTACCGTCGGGCGGCAAAAAAATTACCGAAGCCGAGTTTACCAAAAAGCGTGATGAATTCATGAAAGAAATGGGCGGGCAGGGCGGCATTCGAATCATTCGGAATTAGTAATCTGTCTCCCTGAAAGGGTCTGTTGGACTCATACATTGTTTATAAAAATGAGCAATTCAAAGTCAGCGGTTACTTCGTTATCCCTGATGGTTGCCGGTATGTTGTTACTGGCGGCCTTTCAGGTATTTTGGCTGCGCAAAGAATATAATGAACAAAAAAGCATCTTGCAGAAAGAAGCCGATATGTTGTTCAAAAATACGATTCAGTCGTTGGAGGATTCGGTGATACAAAAGAAGATAACGATGCCGATGCGAAAAGCATTTGCGTCGGATTCGCAGGCCGCCGCCTCAAACGGAATTTCCGGCAATCGTAACTTTACCTTTAAGTACACTCACAACATTACCCCTCCCGAGCCTCGGCGGGGTGTGGTCTACTTGGGGAAAAGTGAAAAAAGAACCGCTCGTTCGGATGCCGTTGATCTTTTTTTTATCCAAACGGCGGCACGACTTGCGCAGTTGCCCGGCATTGACTCTACGCTTTCAAAAAGTAAGCTGCACGACGTTTTACGCAAAACCAATCCCGAGGATATTCGAGCTGTAAAGATCAATTCTGTCGGGAATTTAGACATTACCAAGCTGACCGTTGCGGATACTGTGCCGCAAGGTAAATCTGAAATTATCATTGTTAAATCGCATCATCCTTCGGATACGCTCCAACGGATGCTCGGCCGCATGGCGAAGGTCGTGATGTATAATCGCCCAAACCGCGATAGCGTATTATCATTTACGCCGATTGAAGGTGGAAATAATAATATAAGAATATCGGTCATTGAGCGGAATGAAAAGCGGGAAGTCTCAACGCAAAAGAGACCCAAGGCAAAAGCCGTTGAAAATCAATTTATTATTCGGCTGGATTACGATTCGCTCAAAATCCAAGACATTCAACGGGCCTATGTGCGCCAAATCAGGAAGTCAAAAATTGAGTTGCCTTTTCAGGTAGTGCGTCGGTCAGCGAAGCCTTCCTCTGAAAATCGGGAAGAACATCCCTCAACGGAATCAAATCCTTCCACGTTGTCTAC
Above is a window of Runella slithyformis DSM 19594 DNA encoding:
- a CDS encoding GLPGLI family protein — encoded protein: MKKITLSLLLIGSLLQAFGQQNEGIVLYDQKINMHKRMQDESMKAMVPEFRTNKMQLLIRATESLFKAAAQPNEEEENTDGNGNTVQMVIRVPQNETYRNYETQKSVELRELAGQKFLIEDTLRRMPWKLAGDTKKIQGYECMKATMTNKVNNQPIVAWFTEAIPVPSGPAGFGGLPGLILEVDVNDGDMLYTLTKAEFKKLAAADIKLPSGGKKITEAEFTKKRDEFMKEMGGQGGIRIIRN
- a CDS encoding sensor histidine kinase — its product is MSNSKSAVTSLSLMVAGMLLLAAFQVFWLRKEYNEQKSILQKEADMLFKNTIQSLEDSVIQKKITMPMRKAFASDSQAAASNGISGNRNFTFKYTHNITPPEPRRGVVYLGKSEKRTARSDAVDLFFIQTAARLAQLPGIDSTLSKSKLHDVLRKTNPEDIRAVKINSVGNLDITKLTVADTVPQGKSEIIIVKSHHPSDTLQRMLGRMAKVVMYNRPNRDSVLSFTPIEGGNNNIRISVIERNEKREVSTQKRPKAKAVENQFIIRLDYDSLKIQDIQRAYVRQIRKSKIELPFQVVRRSAKPSSENREEHPSTESNPSTLSTSAVATTIPFGSTYSAVFSDYHGFLLKKILPQSLFSFFLLTLMGLAFGTIYQNLRRQHRLTELKNDFISNVTHELKTPIATVSVAIEALQNFGVSQNPEQTKEYLEISKSELNRLALLVDKVLKMATFEQQGLSLSPETVDWSEIIRLVLNSMRLQFEKYGATVHFEKSGETFMLSADKIHLTNVVYNLLDNALKYTEAQPHISLLLKETDADIRLSVSDNGIGIPSEFQRKIFDKFFRVPTGDTHDVKGYGLGLSYVSSVVTQHRGRIEVESEVGKGSSFTIIIPKP